A segment of the Candidatus Korarchaeum sp. genome:
GGCTGACTCCCCCAATAATGAGGTACGTCCTCGAGAACTACCCGGGCTCACCGATAAGGGGGATAATAGCACCGGGTCATGTCTCAACGATAACAGGAGCTGATGCTTGGAGGTTCGTGGCTGAGGAGTACGGGATCCCCATAGTCGTCTCTGGCTTCGAGCCAATAGATGTACTGCTCTCTATACTCGAGATATTGAAGCAGATAGATAGAGGGGAAGCTAGGCTCTTCAATGAGTACTCGAGGGCTGTTAAGGCCTCGGGGAATGAGAGAGCTCTCAAAGTAATAGAGGAAACTAGCGATGTCGTCGATGCAGCTTGGAGGGGAATAGGGTTCGTCCCTAAGAGCGGTTTAGTGCTCAAGGAGGGATATGAGAGGTATGATGCCTTCAGGAGATATGGGATCAAGGAGATCTCCAAGGAGGAATGGTATAATGATTCTATACCTGGTTGCAAATGCACTGAAATAACTTTAGGGATAGCTAAGCCCACTGAATGCCCCCTCTTCATGAAGGTATGCAAGCCAGAGAGCCCTTACGGTCCCTGCATGGTCTCCGGGGAGGGAACTTGCCTCATATGGGCTAAGTACGGCAGCAGTGAGTTTCTGAGTGATATAGCTGTTGATATTTAGTTTGATCCTTGAGTATCGGAAGAAGCTAGCTCCCATCAAGTTATTACAGATCGCTATACTCCGTAATATTTTTAAGCAACAGTATTACCAAAAGCTAAGGATGGTATTATGCATATCCCGGACGGCTTCCTGGACCCGCTCGTATCTCTCTCGCTCTATGCCATATCGCTAGCCATCGTGATCTACTCAGGAAGGAGGTACTTCAGGGAGGGGGGAAGCGTATACTACCTCTCTGTAATTGCTGCAGCAATATTCGCGGCTCAAATGTTGAATTGGCCGATCCCCGGTGGTACATCAGCGCATTTCGTTGGGGGAGCGTTCGCATCTATTTTCCTGGGCCCATTCGGAGCTTGCTTAGCTATGTTCATGAACTTAGTCGTTCAATGCCTCTTGATGGGGGACGGGGGGATCACAGCCCTAGGAGCTAACGCGTTCAACATGGCTGTAGTAGATGTCTTCGCAGGTTACGCGATATATAAAGCTAGCTTGAAGTACCTAGGGAGGAGATTCTTAGCAGCTTTCCTCGGTGGCTGGATCGGGATAACTCTAGCAGCCGTAACTTGCGGTTTCGAGCTGGGCCTATCTCCCAGCTTCGGCTATCCCCTGAGCATCACTGTCCCCGTGATGGGGATGTGGCACTTGGCCCTCGGCGTGATAGAGGGCATAGCCACTGGCCTCTTAGTGAAATACCTCTCATCGAGGGGGTTGATAAGATGAGGAAGAGCTACATCGCGATAATAATTCTCGTGCTCATAAGCCCGCTCTTCGGAGTGATAGGAGCTAATATCTTTGGCTACAGGGAACCACTGGACTTAGCAGCTGAGATCATAGGGATTAAGGAATCCGAGCCCCTATGGAGGGGGATATTCCCAGATTACACAGTCCCAGGGCTGCCGGATGAGTTAGGTTACATAATAGCTGGATTCGTAGGCGTCTCCATCCTCCTGCTCCCCGCTCTGATCGAGAGGGGTAGAGTTGAGGGGAGTAGATAGGGCTTTCGATGGTCTCGTAAGAGCTTTCTCCGATTGGCTTTCATCTATGGAGAGCTCCACCGGTAGATTGAACGCTAACCCAACTCTATCCTTCCTCTTATGTCTTTTTTCTGTTTCTATCTCAGCATTCTCAGTTAAAACCACTCAACTAATCTCCTCATTCCTCTTGACATCGATACTCCTCCTCTCTTCATGCGGTCTCAGGGATCTGATGAGATCCCTGAGGATATCATCGCTCTGGTTCCTCTTCTCCCTAATAATAATGATCCCCAGGGCTTTTAGCTCAACAGAGACGATAAATGGGATCTTAATAGTGCCCCTGAGGGTGGCCACTTCCATAATGACCCTCAGTTTCCTAATACAGCTCCTAGGTCTCAGGAGGATTATAATGGGCATCAGTAAGTTTATTGAGCCCGCTCTAGGCGGAAATCTCGGGCTAGCATTCGAGATAATGATAATCCATATAGGGAGGTATTTGAGATCTCTGAACAAGCTGATCTTAGCCAAAGCATCTAGGATCGTAGAGGGGAGCGTTTACTATACTCTCTCAATCGCGGCATCTGAGCTCTTCTTCAGGGGGCCCAACGATGCCTTCAAGGCATCTCTCATCGTTGAAGCGAGATCTCTGAATTTAGAGGTGAGGAACAGCTTCAGGGACACCTCGATCCTAGTAGCGATAGCCTTTTCTTACTCAATCCCCCTCCTCTTGGGTGCTTGAATGAAGCTCTGCGTTAATGACGTGAGCTACTCTTACCCAGATGGGACTAAGGCAATTGAGGGCGTGAGCCTCTGCATCTCCTCAGGCGAGATAGTTTGCCTCTTAGGGCCTAATGGATCTGGGAAGAGCACGCTCCTCTTACTACTGGCGGGCCTAATAAAGCCGACTTCAGGAACTATAACTCTAGATGGGGAGAATTTAGGGAGGGATTACAGGAAGATATGCGGTATCCTCTTTCAGAACCCATCCGATCAGTTAATAGCTCCTACTGTGGGAGAGGACGTCTCCTTGGGGCCGAGGCAACTGAAATTGGGACATCAGGAGATAGAGAGGAGGGTTAAAGGAGCATTAGAAGCTCTAGAGCTCCTAGGTCTCGAGGATAGATCACCTTTCAGGCTAAGTGGAGGTGAGATCGCTAGAGTTGCGCTAGCAGGTCTCTTGGCATTGGACCCGGAGGTGTACTTACTGGACGAGCCTTCCTCATCCCTGGATCTGAGGGGCATGGGGGCCCTCATGGAGATCCTGAGGGAGCTCAAGGAGAGGGGGAAGATAGTAGTGATAGCTACTCAGGATTCTGATCTAGCCTCAGAAGTCGCGGATAAAGTATATATATTTAATAAGGGAAAGCTGATCTCCGGGGGAAGAGTGGACATTTTATATGAGGCTCCCCTAGAGGAAATAGGCGTGAAAGCTCCTGCAACAGTGAAGATATGCAAAGAACTGTCTCATTTCCTCAATGAATGCCCTCTCAGAATGGATGATCTGATAAATACCCTTAAGAGAGCACTTTCATCCTCTAGGGACTAGGAAGGGCTTGAGGACCTCAGCTACACCTAGGGCTTGGAGTTCCTTGAAGAGCTCCCTGACCCTGGAGAGGGGTCCCAGGACCATCAGAACTTCCATGCACCTCTCCTCATCGATGTGGACATGAGATGTAGATCTTATCAGATCCAAGTATTTATGCTGGACTCCAGCGATCTCGCTTCCCTTATGATGATCGTAAACCATTATTATAGCACCAGCAACTTCCCCCTCCACATCGGAGAGGGCCCAGTACCTCTCAGCGATGTAGAGGGTTATAGCTTCGGATATAGCTTTGGATCTGCTCCTCAAATTCAGTCGAGAGAGGAGGTAATCCAGATCCCTCATCAGTTCTCTAGGTACAGATATAGCTGTCCTAGATACTCTACTCATAGCGCATCGCTACGCTATATTCAAGTGAAGTATTAATATATGATCGACTGATGTCCCTATCCCATCTATGGGAGGCTCATGATATAAAAATTCAGACATCCGATATTTTGTAAAATATCAATATGAAAAATCCCATCAAAAGTTATTAATTTTCCAGCTCTTTAGGAGTTAAACATATTATTCAATCCTATCAAATATTTTAACGTGAGAAGCGGTAGTGACCACTGTCGCATTTAAAATATTCCATCGATAGATGAGCGGGTGGTATCTTGGCCTTCCTGAGGAGGAAGAGGGAGTTACCCCTGAGGGTAGAGGACGTGATGACGACCCCAGCTGTCACTATCAAGATGGATGCCCCTGTCGAAGAAGCTGCTAAAATAATGGATGAGAAGAGGATAAGCAGTATATTAGTAGTCGATAATAACGGGAAGCTCGTCGGGATATTCACTGACAGGGACCTGAGGTTCGCGGCTGCTAACGGTAAGATAGGGAAGGGTATCCCGATCCACATGCTGATGACGGAGAACCCGATAACGATAGCCCCGAACGAACCTATAACAGAGGCCCTCAGGAAGATGAGAGATGCAGATGTGAAGCATTTACCGGTCGTAGATAAGGAGAATAAGCCTATCGGCGTTATAGCTGTGAGAGACGTCCTAGACGCCGTAATGATGCTGATCCAACTGATGACGGGTCAAGCTTAATCCCTCAGCGCCCGAGGGCTCTCTAAATCATATTTTTGTGAAGAGACCCTCGAATCCCCACTTTCTCAAGAAGCTCTCTCAGGAAACATATCCTCAACTTCCCCGCTCACTGGATTCCACACTTTGAGTTCCGCGCCTTTCTTCTCTTTGGGCTCGAGGAGCAAGCTCCTCCCCTCGGTCTTCGTCCTCACTAAGAAGAACTCCTGAACCCTACCATCATCGTGCAGTAGGACTAGCTTGTACTTATCCTCCGTCCTCTCCTTAGTCACTGGATCTCTGTACTCAATTAGGGCGAACCTCCCCCTAGACACTAAGGTCCTCAGCTCTTTCTTCCCCCTCTTACTCACAGTGATAGCCTCATCTAATGACATAAGGAATCGTCCCTCGGAAGCTAATTAAACTTTAATAATCGACACCGACCCTGAATCCACCCTCTTCCTTCGAGATGACCAACCTCAAGCTGTCCCCTACAGTGGGCCTGCCTATCCTGTCGTACTCCTCCTCGTTCAGTATTATAGTGACCGCTGGTACAGATGGTTGAGCTATCGGGATCGGCAGCCTCATGTACTTCTCCATAGCTCTCATCACTTGGAACATCATAGCCTCCTCCTCGCTCTCAGGAGGGGGGATCTCCTCTATACCACTAGGCCTGCTCAACGAGAGCACTATACCCGATTGCGTCTTCCTAACTTCAGTCACCTCCAAGCTGAGCGTCAACATTCCGATCCCCCTAAAGGTACTCCCGCCAATATTAAGCTTAACCTTCCAGTTCAGCTCCCAATGGGGAAGGTTGCAAGAGCTTTCTTTTAATCCCTTCCTCAATTATAGCCCCTATCAACCCCCCTAAATCCTTGAACCCTCCTTCAAAATCCCCTCTCTCCACATACACTCCTACTATAGGTTTTGAGAGCTTCTCGAGGAGCTGTCTAGCTTCAGGAGGGCTGCTGGCAGTTATAACTTTCAGTACTCTCTCTTCCCTACTTAAGATATCCTCAAATCCGGAGAGGACTATTACATCTGGCTCGATAGGGGAGAGGGAGGATATCGCTTTCACTATATCATCGAGCCCTCTCAACGGGAAGTTCGATGAGATAAGGACTTTATCTATTGAGCATGCCATCCTTAGGCTGGAACCCGCTTCAGCTAGTTCTCTGAGTTCATCCGGAACCCCTATCCTCCTAGTCTGAGTGACAGCAGCTACTCTATAGCTCCTGTTCGTGAAAGCCCTTATCAAGGGCTTGATGAGGACTCCCTTCCTGCTCCCCATCACTCCCACTATTAGCAAGGGATCACCTCGGCCACCTCTCAGCAGCTATGAATTTCGCTAAAGCCATTAGGGTGCCATGCGTATATAGATCGACTCTCTTGACCGCCCCCCTCGTGAAGAACCCGATAGCTCCTTCCTCCCTCTTTATGTTCTCATTACCACTCAGCCTAGCCATTAGATCCCCTAGCTCCCTCCCCCTCAGCATATCTGGGAGGAAAGCCTCGGGGCACTCGAACCACCCACTCATACCGGTGCTGTGGGCACCGTCCCTCCTCTCTATCCAGACGAAACCCGCGCAGTAGTACTTGCCGAAGAGGTGGAATAACCCTCCCTCGATACCGACGCCGAAGTCAGCATTCAATGCCCTCAGAGCGCTCCTAGCTCTGTTCCTCGCCCCCTCTATAGCATCTAAGCCGAAGGGCTCCTTCGAGACTCCGCTCTCGACATCAACTCCCCTGACTTCTACCTCCCAGAAAAGGGAGAAGGCCCTCCTCACTGCCTCTACCTTCACGGGGTTCGTCGAGCCCACTGCCACTATCATCGAGTATTTATGCGTATCATTTTTATTGGCTTATCGCGCGGTGAGGAGGTGTTGAGTTGTCAGTGGATCCGATGGATGAGATAGAGAGTTACAACCGAAAGCCTCGCCCTTTAGGGCGGGGATGGATAGAAAAGCTTATAACGCAGACCTAGTAGGAGCATACAACATACTCATAACCCCGAGTCCCGAGAGGGATAGGGGTAATGGGCCGGAGACCCGGCCCGGGATTGAACCCTCAGGAAGAGGGGATGTAATCCCAAACCTCCTCGCTCTAGGGGAACCCTCGCCCTTCAGGGCGGGGAGGAGGTCAGTTCCTGAACTCCATAGCCCCGAAGTTCGGGATAGAGGTGAGCTGAAGTCATCTCTCCTCTATGAACTCATCTACAGCTGTACCGAAGTGCCTGGCTCTCCTCTCCGATACGTAAACTAGTACTCTATCCCCCGGCTTCAGATCAGTCACAGCTACTGTCGAGCCATCTGGTTTGACTAGGGGTATCGTCTCAGCCAGCTGTAGGACTGTCCATCCCTCCTCCCCATCGCTACTAGCCCTCACTAAGACCATTGGCCTCCTCTCCACTTTAGCCCTACCCACGCTGACCACCCTCCTCCTACCATCGACCGAGACAGCTAGCACCTCGCTCCCAGCTCTCACCTCCGAGAGGTAAAGCGTCTTCCCACCTGGAGCGAGCAGATAATTCGATACAGCTCCCGCATTCACCCTGAACTCTCTAGGTGATGTGAAGGGGGATTCTATGTTCTCACTGTGCACTAAGAAGAGGAAGGAGGCTGAGCCCCCGACTAGCATCCCCTCTCCTTTCGATAGTATCGATGTAGTGTCGACGCAAACCCTATCCCCCATGCCCACTTGCTTGACTTCAGTGACCCTAGCTTCCCTCAAGTTAAGCGGGTTTACCTCTTCCGAGAGCCTCAGAGCTCCTTCGAGCTGTGCGGAATCCTTCACAGGGATCACCACTCCCTTAACACCGATTTCGAGGACCCCTAAGAGAGATCTCGCTTCCTCCAAGTTATCAGCTATAGCGTAAATCCTCTCCCCACCTAATTCAGCTATTATGTTCTCTAGGGGTATTATCTTCCAGCTCTCGCTCTCTATAAGAAACTTCCTCTCGCTAGCTTCCCTCCTGAGGATCTCAACATCCTCGGGCCCTCTTATCTTGAAGAGAGTCAGCTCCCCCTCTGAGGGCCACTCGCTCACCTCTACTATGAGGGAGGGATCTAAATAGCCCTTAAGCCTCTCTTTGACACTCTGATCTACGGCAGCTACTTTAAGTCCCATCTTAATGGCTCTCTCAATGACCGAGTCAGGAGATGAGTCCGCTAATATAATTAACTCCTTAGATCGCATATCCTGAGGTAGAGTGAGCTCATTTTAAGCGGGGAGTACGAATAGTTTTGCAATAGTGCTCAGTGATAGGCGCAGGGAATGTTCTTTCAATCCTCTTTTCATCGAGACCATGAACAGATTTCTTTATCTGGATCGCGTGAGGAACCTTTCAATCCTCTTTTCATCGAGACTTCGTGAGTACTTGAGTCATCGTCAATTCGCACTACTTACTTTCAATCCTCTTTTCATCGAGACTCGGTGCTACTTACCGCCACATACCGGGCGCAGAGGAACGGAGGATCTTTTATTTATAAACATTGTGAGTATGCACACGGGAGTCATAGTTAACTTTTCGCTGCTGAGGGACCTCCGCTAATATCGGAGTCCCCTCTCCCTCAACATCAAGCCCTCGATGAAGATGTCCGGAAAGTTCTGCTTTCCGGTAAGGTCGATGTGCCTCGCTGTCCTCAGTATGCCCTTAGCTAACTCGTAGGCCCTCCTACTCATCATAATCGATTTAGCCCCAGTGAGAGAGGAGTTGCCGATGGATATGAAGTTATCCTCAGGAACTGGAGGTATCAATCCTATCCTGAGGGCGTCCTCATACTTCAAATTGCTCCCGAAGGTCCCTGCTATGACTACCCTCTCCGGCTCGATCGAGGCTTCATCTATGAGGATCCTCCAAGCTGAGTAAATAGCGCTAACTCCCTTCTGAACTTCCCTGATATCCCTCTGAGTTATCTCTATCTTGGGATCATCTGAAAGAGAGATAGACCCCTCGAATTCCCTCCTCATCCTCCCGCTCTCATCAATAAATCCTATCCTGAGCATCTCGGCTACAGCCGATATTAGCCCGGAGCCCGTGAGCCCTAAGGGCCTCCTCGAGTACTTCAACTTCCACCTCCCATCCTCGAATCTAACCTCGCTAACGGCCTCCTCTATCCCCCCCACTCCTCCTGCGTTCATCTCGAACGCCGAACCTGCTGGAGCTGTAGCCACGAGTACTGAATCGCCCGTATCCAATACTACCTCGCTATTGGTACCGAGATCTATGAGTAAGTAGGGGATCCCTATCCCCAGGAGCCTAGTTGTGACTACATCAGCTAGTGCATCGGATCCAGCGAAGCCGCCTATCGCTGGCGGAATTATAGCAATAGCTTCGGGCAGCTCTATTCCTATCTCTAGAGCTGGAACTGTCAGCCAGTCCTTCAGGGGAGGATCGAAGGGGGCTGAGGAGAGGGATCTTATATCTAGGCCCAGCAGTAAGGCTTGCATGACGGAATTGGCGACTATAATCAGGGAGGATATACTCTCCCTATCCCCAGTTAGTTTGGATACGAGGGACTCGATCCCCTCCACAGCTAGGAGCCCCATATCCTCTCCTCTCATCGCCCTCTCGATCCTAGTGATTAGATCGCTCCCCTTAGCGATCTGGGGGTTCCTGACGAAGCTCTCAGCTATTACCTTCCCGCTACTGAGCTCGATGAGGGAACCGACTATGTTAGTAGTCCCCAGGTCCACAGCTAGGCCTAGGCCGCGCGCATTAGGAAGGTGCGATGTGTCTAGCTCCAGCTTGGGCATTATCCCCGAGACTGAAGCAGTGGGGACTATCTCAGGTATCTCAACTACGACATCGCTCAACACTCTAGTCATGCAAGCTAATCTCATCCCTCTCTCCAGAGCTCCGGAGAGCGCTTCCTCTATCCTAGGTTCAGATACTTCACCCTCAATTATCCTAACGGCACAACCGCCACAGAAACCAGCTCCGCCGCAAGGTAGGGGGAATCCGAGCTTCTCACTCAAAGCTTCTCCGATTATCTCGCCTCTCTCAACTTCGAGATCGACATCCGAGGGGATTACTTTTATTCTCACCATGACAAGCATTCGCGTATGAGGACCTCTTAAACATAATACTGATAGCTCCTAGAGTGGGAGAGTGAATCTATCAAGGAGACATACGGGGAGGAAGATAGTTTAAGGTTGGCTTAACTGTGGGATCATTATAATGAAAGGGCTGCTGAGCTAATAATAAAATTACGTTCAGATTAATTAGTTAAGCTCATAAAAATTAGAAGAAGAGTTACAATAACTCTAAACTCTTCACATTTCAGTGAAATCAATGATAGAGATGACAAGCTACCCAATGCCCTAGCTCAGCCTCTACGAGCGGTGGCTCCTCCTTATCGCATGGATCAAACCTCCTGAAGCATCTAGGATGGAACCTGCAGCCCTTAGGTGGATTCACTGGGCTCGGGACATCCCCCTGGAGCACTATCCTCTTTCTCTTCACTGTGGGATCTGGGATCGGTTTAGCTGAGAACAATGCCTGAGTATAGGGATGCAGTGGCCTCTCAAATATCTCCTTAGAGTCCGCGACTTCGACTATTTTTCCTAAATACATCACACCAATTCTATCACTTACCACTTGAACGAGAGATAGATCGTGGCTTATGAAGAGGTAAGTTAAGTTGTACTTCCTCTGGAGTTCCTTGAACAAGTTTATGAGCCTAGCCCTGACAGATACATCCACGCTGGAAGTGGGCTCGTCCAGCACGATGAAATCCGGCTTTGTTATTATAGCGCGAGCTATCGCTATCCTCTGCCTCTGGCCTCCCGAGAACTCATGGGGGTAACGCCACATATGCTCTCTCCCTAGTCCAACTTCCTCCAAAGCTCTCAGGACGATCTCATAAGCTTCGTCTCCCTTCGCTATTCCTTGGACTATCAGAGGCTCAGCTACTATATCCTTGACCATCATCCTAGGGTTCAGGGCTGTCAATGGATTTTGGAAGACGATTTGCATCCTCCTCCTGTACTCCATGAGCTTCCTCCCGTTCATAAGGGCTAGATCGTACTCTCTCCTGAGCTTCTCATCGCCTGAGATTACTTTCCTTACGATGTCCTCAGGGACATCGAAGAATATATAGCCGGAGGTAGGTTTATGGAGCCTCAGTATAGTCTTCGCCAGAGTAGTCTTCCCGCAACCCGATTCCCCAACGAGCCCGAAGGTCTCCCCCTTGTTTATCCAGAGATCGACTCCATCGACCGCCTTAACCCATGCCACAGGCCTCTTCAAGACTCCACCTAGTACGGGAAAATGTTTCTTCAAGCCTACTGTCCTTACGAGACTCATTCCTCTTCAACTCCCTCGGAATGATAGAGGAAGCAGGCTACCCACCTACCAGGTCTCACCTGAACTAGCTTGGGCTTCCTGGTGGAGCATATGCTCATAGCCCTCTCGCACCTGGGATGGAACCTGCAGCCCTTAGGTGGATCCACTAAATTCGGGATAGAACCGGGGATATCCTTTATGGGCCTCCCCGGCATTGGTATGGACTCGAGGAGCCCCTTAGTATAGGGATGCATTGGTTCCTTGAATATGGAGTAAACATCCCCTATCTCCACGATATTCCCAGCGTACATCACGGCAACCCTGTCTGAGATCTCAGCGATAACTCCCATATCATGCGTTATATAGATGAGCGTAGTGCCGAACTTCTCCTTGAGATCCTTTATAAGCTCCAGTATCTGAGCTTCCACAGTCACATCGAGGTTAGTCGTCGGTTCGTCCGCTATGAGGACCTGGGGGTTGCAGGATAGGGCCATCGCTATAACTATCCTCTGCTGCATTCCCCCGCTCAACTCATGCGGGTACATTGAGTAGACTCTCTCGGGATCGGGTATCCCCATAAGGCTGAGGAGTCTGACTACTTCCTTCCTCGTCTCCTCTTTTATCGGGTTCCAGTAGAATCTCCTGAGTAATGGCACCCTCTTTACGAACTTAACAAGCCAATCGTCCTCAGATCTGCTCAATATATTCCTGCTGAATCCCTTCGAAGATTCCAGGGCCCTTTTCTTCATCTCATCTAGCCTATGTATCAATATGGCCTCTGCGACTTGGTCCCCTACCTTATAGACAGGATTTAACGCTGCTGTCGGATCCTGGAATATTCTAGCGATCTCTGATCCCCTGAGCTTCCTGATCTCATTTTCTGGCATCTCAGTGAGCACGTACTCCACTCCTTCCTTCCTATAGATAACCCTCCCCCTCGTGATCTTCCCCGGTGGGGGGACCATATTCATCAACGCATAAGTAGTGACCGACTTCCCGCTGCCCGTCTCACCAACGATGCCTAGAGTCTCGCCGCTCACGACATCTAGGTCTACGCCATCTACAGCTTTAACTACGCCCTCATACGTGTAGAACCTGACATAAAGGTCTCTCGCCTCTATAACGTTCATGGGATCACCTCCTCCTGAGGGTCGGGTCCAATATGTCCCTGAAGGCATCTCCCAGGAGATTCCACCCTAGCACGAACATGAAGATGAATATCCCCGGATAGGTGTAAGTATACCAGTACGCGAATGGATCTCCAGGAACGCCGAGGAGCCAGTTCCTTGAGAGGGCTATGAGCTGGCCCCAGTCTGCATAGCCCAAAGGAGCTCCTATACCGAGGAAGCTCAGGGCCGATGCCGTGAGCACCATGGACCCCATGTCGAGAGTAGCCACAATGAAAACAGGAAATATACTGTTCGGTAGTATGTGCTTGAATAATATCCTGGAGTGAGAGCAGCCCATCGCTCTAGCAGCTTCCACGTAATCCTCCACCTTGACTTGGAGCACTCCAGCCCTGACTAGCCTCGCGTACGTAGGCCAACCGACGAGCATCAACGCTATTATGACGTTATCGAGGCTCTGGCCTAAGGCTATCACGAATGCCATCGCGAGTATGAGGCCGGGTATAGCGAAGATTATGTCGACTATCCTCATAAGTATATCGTCTAGGAGACCTCCGAAGTACCCGGCTAGAGCTCCCACGAGGATCCCTATTAGGAGGGAGCCGGATACCCCTAGGAAACCTACTCTGAACGCAGTTATCGTCCCCCAAACGCAACCATAGAAGAGATCATACTGACCTTCTGTGAGTCCGAAGGGATGCTCAGGACTCGGAGGGGAAGGGGTGGGGACATAACCGAACCTCGGTATCTCGAAAGGGTCCCTGCCCGGTCTCGGAGGGGCTATATAAGGCGCTAGAACGGCCAGTAGTATGAAGAATAGTATTATTGATGTGCCTATCAGGGAAAGAGGGCTCTCTCTTATCCTCTTGAGCATGAAGACTAGTTCTTTATACCAAAACCTCTCTCTTATCGGGACTCTCTTAATTGAGGAGCTCATTGGAGCCTCACCCTCGGATCTATGTATGCGTAAAGCACATCGACTATCAAGTTAGCTATCACGAAGATCACTCCTGTGAATAGCGCGAATGCTAGGACTGAGGGTATATCCAGCTGCTCCGCGGCATGGGCGGCCCAGTAACCTATACCCTTGAGCTCAAATACAGTCTCAGTTATTACGAGGCCCGTCATGAGACCAGCAGTCAGTATCCCGGCAAGTGTGACGACGGGTATGAGGGCATTCCTCGTCACATGCTTGTTTATTATGACGTCCTCATCGACCCCCTTCGACCTAGCTGCTATCACATACTCCTTGTGAAGTTCCTCCAGCATGCTGGACCTCATCACTCTCATTATTATCGCGTTATCCACTATGACGAGGTTAAGCACGGGCAGGAAGAGGTGCCTCAGGGCATCGAAGAAGACGAAGAGATTACAGTTCAGCAGGGCATCTATCGTATATAGCCCAGTGTAAGTGACCCATCCCGGGGACCTCACGATGGCTTGAGCCTCAGGGCTCAGCCTACCGGGTGGAAATATACCTAAAGCCCCGTAAAATACCGCTAGCAAGATTATAGCTGACCAAAATATCGGGAGGGACCAGCCAATTATTGCGAGCACTCTAGATATATGATCCGGG
Coding sequences within it:
- a CDS encoding ABC transporter permease, whose translation is MSSSIKRVPIRERFWYKELVFMLKRIRESPLSLIGTSIILFFILLAVLAPYIAPPRPGRDPFEIPRFGYVPTPSPPSPEHPFGLTEGQYDLFYGCVWGTITAFRVGFLGVSGSLLIGILVGALAGYFGGLLDDILMRIVDIIFAIPGLILAMAFVIALGQSLDNVIIALMLVGWPTYARLVRAGVLQVKVEDYVEAARAMGCSHSRILFKHILPNSIFPVFIVATLDMGSMVLTASALSFLGIGAPLGYADWGQLIALSRNWLLGVPGDPFAYWYTYTYPGIFIFMFVLGWNLLGDAFRDILDPTLRRR
- a CDS encoding ASKHA domain-containing protein, translated to MVRIKVIPSDVDLEVERGEIIGEALSEKLGFPLPCGGAGFCGGCAVRIIEGEVSEPRIEEALSGALERGMRLACMTRVLSDVVVEIPEIVPTASVSGIMPKLELDTSHLPNARGLGLAVDLGTTNIVGSLIELSSGKVIAESFVRNPQIAKGSDLITRIERAMRGEDMGLLAVEGIESLVSKLTGDRESISSLIIVANSVMQALLLGLDIRSLSSAPFDPPLKDWLTVPALEIGIELPEAIAIIPPAIGGFAGSDALADVVTTRLLGIGIPYLLIDLGTNSEVVLDTGDSVLVATAPAGSAFEMNAGGVGGIEEAVSEVRFEDGRWKLKYSRRPLGLTGSGLISAVAEMLRIGFIDESGRMRREFEGSISLSDDPKIEITQRDIREVQKGVSAIYSAWRILIDEASIEPERVVIAGTFGSNLKYEDALRIGLIPPVPEDNFISIGNSSLTGAKSIMMSRRAYELAKGILRTARHIDLTGKQNFPDIFIEGLMLRERGLRY
- a CDS encoding ABC transporter permease, encoding MRLVTYIIRRLLLMIPTLLGVSILVFIISLAFTPEQRAALYVTSPKGAARIYEIIEKYGLNRPPHEQYFTWLSNVLQGNLGYSKSLNIPVARAFTELWPVSLEITLYAAPFIVLVGIKLGKISAIHRDKLPDHISRVLAIIGWSLPIFWSAIILLAVFYGALGIFPPGRLSPEAQAIVRSPGWVTYTGLYTIDALLNCNLFVFFDALRHLFLPVLNLVIVDNAIIMRVMRSSMLEELHKEYVIAARSKGVDEDVIINKHVTRNALIPVVTLAGILTAGLMTGLVITETVFELKGIGYWAAHAAEQLDIPSVLAFALFTGVIFVIANLIVDVLYAYIDPRVRLQ
- a CDS encoding ABC transporter ATP-binding protein yields the protein MSLVRTVGLKKHFPVLGGVLKRPVAWVKAVDGVDLWINKGETFGLVGESGCGKTTLAKTILRLHKPTSGYIFFDVPEDIVRKVISGDEKLRREYDLALMNGRKLMEYRRRMQIVFQNPLTALNPRMMVKDIVAEPLIVQGIAKGDEAYEIVLRALEEVGLGREHMWRYPHEFSGGQRQRIAIARAIITKPDFIVLDEPTSSVDVSVRARLINLFKELQRKYNLTYLFISHDLSLVQVVSDRIGVMYLGKIVEVADSKEIFERPLHPYTQALFSAKPIPDPTVKRKRIVLQGDVPSPVNPPKGCRFHPRCFRRFDPCDKEEPPLVEAELGHWVACHLYH
- a CDS encoding ABC transporter ATP-binding protein, which produces MNVIEARDLYVRFYTYEGVVKAVDGVDLDVVSGETLGIVGETGSGKSVTTYALMNMVPPPGKITRGRVIYRKEGVEYVLTEMPENEIRKLRGSEIARIFQDPTAALNPVYKVGDQVAEAILIHRLDEMKKRALESSKGFSRNILSRSEDDWLVKFVKRVPLLRRFYWNPIKEETRKEVVRLLSLMGIPDPERVYSMYPHELSGGMQQRIVIAMALSCNPQVLIADEPTTNLDVTVEAQILELIKDLKEKFGTTLIYITHDMGVIAEISDRVAVMYAGNIVEIGDVYSIFKEPMHPYTKGLLESIPMPGRPIKDIPGSIPNLVDPPKGCRFHPRCERAMSICSTRKPKLVQVRPGRWVACFLYHSEGVEEE